AATATGGAAAATTCAAAGTACTATAACGGTCGTTAGAACTGTGATAAAAAGGAGTTTCATCATTTGTTTCCCAAGATTCACCTACTAAAACAGCGCTATACCCTTGATTCCAAAATCTTGAATGATCACTAGCTGTTGTCCCTGGATTAACCACATTAACATTTAATGTAAAACCATAGGTAGGATTATTTAAAATAGAAATAATATCATCTTTCATTGTTAGAGAATTTCCAAAATCCCTAACATCGATATCAAAATTATTATCGTTATTCCCATCATATCCCATCATGTCAATATTTAAAACACCTAAAATATTATCTCCATTAGCTGCCGCTTGAGTAGCATAATAATTAGACCCTACTAATCCGTTTTCTTCCTCATCCCAAAGGGCATACACGATAGTATTGTCTAAACACTGTGTAGATAACAACCTTGCTATTTCTAAAACAGCAGCTGTACCACTAGCATTATCATCTGCACAATAATCTGCAACCGAATCGTAATGGGCACACACCATATAAATAGCATCAGGGTTAGTTTTTCCTAATTGTGTTGCAATAACATTCCTGCGTCCCGTTTCTCCATTAATTAATTGGTTGGCTACGGTTAAATTATCTAGACCATTCAATTTTTCAAATAAATAATCGGCAGCCAAGTCATTATTGGCTTGTACTCTGTTTTGAATGGTCACAGAATTACCATTAACAACAGTAGCTTGCTCACCAGTAAACTCTCTTAACGTTAATTGTAAAGAATCTAAGCTGACTTGATTTATAACCTCTGAAATAGTTTGGCTACTAGCAAAAAAAACGATAAAAAAAAATCCTAAAAAACTAACCAAATTCTTATTCATGACCTCAATATATTAACGTTAATGATTATTCAAAGGTAGCATTTTAAAAGAAAAAACGGCTCTACATTTGTAGAATCAATTATTTGTTCTACATTTGTAGAAGTTAATCTAAACTTGTAGACATGCAATTATCAAAAACGGAAGAAGAATTAATGAATCACCTATGGAAACTAGAAAAAGCTTTCATGAAAGATTTATTAGAAGCCTATCCAGAGCCAAAACCTGCTAATACAACCGTTGCAACTTTATTAAAGCGAATGACCGACAAAGGTTTTGTTGGTTATACAAAGTTTGGAAACTCAAGACAATACTATCCTTTGGTTAAAAAAAAGGACTATTTCTCCAGGCATGTTAATGGCCTAATTAAAAACTTTTTTAATAACAGCAGTTCACAGTTTGCGTCTTTTTTTACAAAAGAAACGGATTTAAGCAAAACCGAATTAGAAGAGTTAAGAGCAATAATTGACAACGAAATTAAAAACAAGTAATCATGGAACTAATTGTATTAAAATCCAGTGTTTGCCTTTTGGTTTTTCTATTGTATTACAAGATAGCGTTAGAGCCATTAAGCATTCATAAATTTAAAAGAGTTTATTTATTGGTTACTATTGCAATCGCGGTAATCATACCTTTTATAACGTTTGTAAAATATGTCGAGCCTACTTTTGACAATTCACCATTTATTTTTGATACTTCGACAACACTGCCATTAGACACACATTTTAAAATAGCAGAACAAACGAACTACTTATCTAACATTTTATGGAGTATTTATGCTTTAGGAGTAGGCTTATTCTTTATTAGATTTTGCGTTAATCTATTTCAAATAATTTCAAAAATCAGAAAACATACTAAAGTTAAAAGCAATTCTTTTATCAATGTATTGATGGAACATTTAGATATTCCGCATACCTTTTTCAATTTCATCTTTCTCAATAAAAACAAGTTTGAAAACAATCAAATCCCTGCTGAAGTCTTACTACACGAACAAACGCACGCAAAACAAAAACATAGTTTAGATATTATAATTATCGAAGTAATACAAATACTATTTTGGTTTAACCCACTACTATATTGGCTTAAAAAAGAAATTAAACTTAATCATGAGTTTTTAGCTGATCAAGACGTTATAAACCAAGGTATCGACACTAAAACTTATCAAACAATTTTATTACAATTCTCGTCTAATCAACAAGAATTAGCATTCGTTAATGCTATCAATTATTCATCAATCAAAAAACGTTTCACACTTATGAACACACAAACACCACAGCCAACCGTTCGGCTACGCAGCTTATTACTACTACCTCTTTTAGGGCTTTTAGTTTACAGTTTTAGCAGTACTAAAGAGCTTGAAAAAGAAATAACTCCTGATATACATTTTCAAGATGAAAAAGCAACAAATATTGATAAAAGCAACATAATAAAACAAATTGAAGCAACTTTAGAGAATAATAAAGAAATAAGAATCAATTACGTTAATCAAAATTCATCATTACTAGTTAACGAAATAGAATGTGATGGCTGTCAACTTAATCTTACTAAGAAAGGTATAGCAGAGTTAATTTTAAGCACAACTCACAAAGAAGAAATAACTAGCTTTAAATTAAAAATTCCAGGAGTTACAACATCACATAATAAAGGAAACACACTTAATGACCAAAGTCGTCAATCCTTATCAACAATTAAAAAAGGAGACTTTATCATGCTTTTTGACATAGCTTCTGAGTCTAAGAAATATAAATCTATAAGAATACAATTAGTATACAAAGATGATGAAAACTATTCAGAGTCACCTGAAGTAAAAAAAGGAGAAGAGTCTAGTATTCCTCCACCACCTCCTGTAAATCCTAATACAACTCCAGAGGAGAAAGCAAAACAGGCAAAGGTTATAGAAAAACACAATAAAGACAATAAAATCACAAATGAAAGAGTTTATAAAAACCCTCCACTACCACATCCTGCTCCATTAAAGTCAGATAAAAACACTGGATTTATAGCCATAAATGGGCAACAACATTTTTACACAACAATAAATGGTAAAACTAAATATTATAATCGTTGGGGAATTGAAGTTGATAGCAAAGGAACCAAATTATCCTCTACCCAAACTGACGGTAGCAAAGTTGTACCAGGTCAAAAAATAACTAAAATTCACAAAGACGGTAAATTGATTAGTGAATTTAAAAAAACCTGGGAAGATGATGACTTTAGCACACCTCCTACTACTCCTTCTCCTTTCCATCCTGCTAAAACAGAACTAAATGACAAAAGGTCAAAAATAGAAGCAAGGCGCAATGAAATAATGTCAAAAAGAAAAGAAAAATTAGAACAATTAAAAAACGAAAGAACTGCAAAAAAAAAGAAACGAATAGAACAGTTGGAACAAAGAAAACTGGAAATGATAGAGCAACGTAAAAAAACAGAAAACACTCTCCCGCCGCCACCTCCAATAAGCACTAAAGACCACGTTGTCAAAATGGCAAAGAAAGGAGCTTCTTTTTACTATAATGGGGACGCTATTACCTCTGATAAAGCAATAGATTTAGTAAAAAACAATTCTAATCTAAATATCTCCTCCAAGACAAACAAT
This portion of the Olleya sp. Bg11-27 genome encodes:
- a CDS encoding M28 family peptidase, giving the protein MNKNLVSFLGFFFIVFFASSQTISEVINQVSLDSLQLTLREFTGEQATVVNGNSVTIQNRVQANNDLAADYLFEKLNGLDNLTVANQLINGETGRRNVIATQLGKTNPDAIYMVCAHYDSVADYCADDNASGTAAVLEIARLLSTQCLDNTIVYALWDEEENGLVGSNYYATQAAANGDNILGVLNIDMMGYDGNNDNNFDIDVRDFGNSLTMKDDIISILNNPTYGFTLNVNVVNPGTTASDHSRFWNQGYSAVLVGESWETNDETPFYHSSNDRYSTLNFPYYLQLTKLITGYMVTKGGLVAVDNRITQNAGTLLANETLATYQWIDCDTETVIFGATNQSYSPTVNGNYKVEITNGSCMEVSSCFSVNTLNISSFNTGDFKFFPNPVKSVLTVELTPFDQAEVSIVTINGQVVLTQTLKERATQLELSELSHGVYFVLLEVDGQKSNQKLIKE
- a CDS encoding BlaI/MecI/CopY family transcriptional regulator, producing the protein MQLSKTEEELMNHLWKLEKAFMKDLLEAYPEPKPANTTVATLLKRMTDKGFVGYTKFGNSRQYYPLVKKKDYFSRHVNGLIKNFFNNSSSQFASFFTKETDLSKTELEELRAIIDNEIKNK
- a CDS encoding M56 family metallopeptidase encodes the protein MELIVLKSSVCLLVFLLYYKIALEPLSIHKFKRVYLLVTIAIAVIIPFITFVKYVEPTFDNSPFIFDTSTTLPLDTHFKIAEQTNYLSNILWSIYALGVGLFFIRFCVNLFQIISKIRKHTKVKSNSFINVLMEHLDIPHTFFNFIFLNKNKFENNQIPAEVLLHEQTHAKQKHSLDIIIIEVIQILFWFNPLLYWLKKEIKLNHEFLADQDVINQGIDTKTYQTILLQFSSNQQELAFVNAINYSSIKKRFTLMNTQTPQPTVRLRSLLLLPLLGLLVYSFSSTKELEKEITPDIHFQDEKATNIDKSNIIKQIEATLENNKEIRINYVNQNSSLLVNEIECDGCQLNLTKKGIAELILSTTHKEEITSFKLKIPGVTTSHNKGNTLNDQSRQSLSTIKKGDFIMLFDIASESKKYKSIRIQLVYKDDENYSESPEVKKGEESSIPPPPPVNPNTTPEEKAKQAKVIEKHNKDNKITNERVYKNPPLPHPAPLKSDKNTGFIAINGQQHFYTTINGKTKYYNRWGIEVDSKGTKLSSTQTDGSKVVPGQKITKIHKDGKLISEFKKTWEDDDFSTPPTTPSPFHPAKTELNDKRSKIEARRNEIMSKRKEKLEQLKNERTAKKKKRIEQLEQRKLEMIEQRKKTENTLPPPPPISTKDHVVKMAKKGASFYYNGDAITSDKAIDLVKNNSNLNISSKTNNGSSTVYISEKPIHTLNGKVINE